The genomic stretch ACAATTGGACAACCCGGAATTCACTATAGAGGATTTTGCATCTGCGGTGGGGGTAAGCCGTGCTGCTTTTTTTCGGAAAGTAAAAGGAGTGACCGGATATACACCTAATGAATATATGCGTATCCTTCGTATGAAAAGGGCTATGGAACTTTTGCAGGAGGGTATATACAATGTAAGTGAAATAGCTTATAAAGTAGGAATGAATGACCCTCTTTATTTTAGTAAATGCTTCAAATCTCACTTTGGAGCACCCCCTTCGGCTTATCTGCATAAAAAATAAATAAAGGAGCGCTTGAAAGATTATAATGTTTTCTTATTTTTGATGGATTTATACCATAAAAAGGTGACTAGCACGATAAATGCAAGGAAAATGGTAATCATTTCTGATTGGTATGTCATTGGTTCCACCCAGATTTCGTGGAAGGCATTCCATCTTCCCATAACTTCTACGAAAGTCCAAAATACGACTACTGTAGCAATAGAAAAACGGAGAGCGTATCCCCATTGACTGATATTTATCAATCTTCGGAACATAAATAGTGATCCTACAAGGCAGCCGAATGCAACCAATGCGGTGATAGGATGGCGGTCACCTATAAAATTATCATCATAGCAGAATAGCAATACCATGTAATTGGTCCATAAAATAAGATTCAGCTCCATGAAAGTAACCAGTGAGGTGTGGCGTGTCATGGGACGCATTTCTACTTGTACTTTGCTGTTGCGGAAAAATACCCGTTGCAGATAATTGAAAAAATCGCATCCGCTTTTTATATTGAATAAGTAGAGTAACATGAACATAATCCAAAATCCGAAAGAAGAGGGCATGATCAGATATTCTGGTTTGGTTACCACTTCTCCGTCTACTATGAGTGGCTGTACTCCGAAACGATGTGCGTAATACACATAAATGAATTCAATCCATCCTGTCCAAAATAACAGACCTCCGAATAGCCCCCAAAGAGTTTGTTGAGTATCTCCTTTGGCAAATACGCCCGTTATGACCATTATTAAGCCTATTAATCCCATGAAAAAGGTTGCGTAATGCATGGTTACCGGTTCCATCAGGTGTTCCATTAAGATCATCAATGCATGTCCTAGCGGCATGGTAAACAATACAATTAGGAATGAGGTGATACCGATAAACACATTTCTTTTTTTTAGTTTCATTTTTTCTTCTTTCTTTCTATGTGATATAAAATTACAAATAAAGTTCCGAATATAAGTGCCGCCCATGTGATACTGATTACTACTAAGTATCGATTATATAAATATTCCCCATCTTCGGGAGTATGGTTCAAAGTGCAAAGCAAACATCGGCACAATGGATTATTTGCGTCGTGGGAACAATAGGAGTAAATAAGGAATGACAGACTACCTATAAGTAGGGTTAGTACAGCCAGAATCTCTATCTTTCTATGATGAAGTGTCTTGTTCACAGGCATTTCATGATGTACCAGTTTAACCATGCTTGTTTTTTTTGCAAAATTAGTTATAGAAGTATATACTGACAATACCTATTAATGGTGATAAAATCCAGTTTTATACCTAAAAATAAGTACTTGTGTACTTTATTATATATGTGATTATTAGCAATAAAACCCCAATTTTTAGGTATTGTGTACCCTTGGTAGTAAGGGTAACTTTGCAACAAATTTTAAAACATAAAATAATAACTATTAATCAATAAAACAAAAGTATTATGAAATTGAAAAACTATTTAGCGATGATGGCTATTGCATTGTGTGCAGTAGCATGTAGTGATGATGATAATAAAAAGGAAGATACCGTGATCCCGGCTCAGGAGGTTGCTGGTACTTACAATGGAACATTATCACTCTCAGTATCAGGAAATGATCAAGGAACGTCAGACAGTCAGGTGAAAATTACTGCGGAAGAAGGAGGAACTGTTCAAGTTCTTCTAGTTGGTGGTGCTGGTGAAGGAATGATGTCATTGCCGGATATTGCTATACCTGGAATTAAAGTACAGACCTCCGATAATGTTACTTATACTTTTCCGGAAAGTGCTATTGATGTAACTGTTGGTACTGTAAAATATACAGGAAGTTTACAAGGAACGATTAAGGATGAAAAAGCTGATCTGATCTTTACACTAAAGCCGGGAGCCATGCCTATGGCTATTACTGCGACTTTTGTAGGCACTAAATAGCATGAAAAGATATCTCTTTATTATATCCATGCTGGGAATGATGCTTTTGCCATTCTCGGCATGTGATGGTATTTTGGAAGGAATATATGATAGTCCTGCTGCTTCGGATAGTAATGAATTCGGTTTCATAAGAACAGACCCTTCTACCCATTCGGGTACTATTTATATTGATGCTACTGATTATAGACGTTGGACTTTTATTGATTTCCATACACAAAAAGTAGATTCTGTGAATGTGACAGATTCTGACCAGAAAGAACCGGAGGAATGGGATATTGCTGTCCATCGTTATGACGTTAAAACCAATGCTGGAGCAGTATTGGAAACCGGTTTCACAGGTTTTTCCGCTTTACAGAATGCGAGTGCGATGCCCGAAGGAGTCTATGTGGATGATGTTTGGACTACCGCTAAGGTAGCCATTGATATGTCAGGTATGATGGATGGCAATATTGTTTATATGGAATCCTATTATAATGAAGAACTATCCAAATGGTTGAATGTTGATAAAAGTAATATGCCACCTACCTATACTCTTTCAAACAAGGTTTATATGGTAAAGCTGAAAGATGGAACTTATGCGGCTGTTCGTCTCACAAATTATATGAATGCTAGTGGTGTAAAAGGCTTCATGACTATTGACTATATTTATCCGTTTGAATTGTAAACCGACATACGATATGCATAGACTACTCAGAAACGTGTGCTTGATATTGTGTTGGCTGATGGCGATACCAGTATCAGCACAACGAATTATTTCGGGAACTGTATTTGATGAAAATAAAGAACCTCTGATGGGAGCAACAGTCTCCGTAAAAGAAAAAGTAACTTTGGGAACCACTACGGATACACAGGGAAAATACACATTGAAATTACCCGATAATAGAGAATATACTCTGCAGGTTTCATACATGGGGTATATCTCGCAAACTCATAAAGTGTCTGTCAGCAAAACAGGTAAAGTTGATTTTATACTGAAAGAAGATGCTGTAAATATGGAAACTATAGTTGTAACAGGAACCCGTACTCCGAAACTCCTGAAAGATGTTCCTATTGTTACTCGGGTCATTACTGCCGATGAAATAAAGAAAGTAGATGCCACCCATATTGGAGATTTGCTTCAGGCAGAACTGCCGGGAATTGAATTTTCTTATTCCATGGACCAGCAAGTTTCTCTCAATATGCAAGGATTTGGTGGAAATGCTATACTTTTTCTGGTTGATGGTGAGCGTCTGGCAGGTGAGACTTTGGATAATATAGACTATAACCGCTTGAATATGGACAATGTGGAGCGTATTGAGATTGTAAAGGGTGCGGCTTCTTCACTTTATGGTTCGAATGCGGTAGGAGGAGTGGTAAACATCATAAGTAAAGTGTCTGCGGAGCCTTGGACTGTGAATCTCAATGGACGTTACGGGGCTTATAATGAGCAGCGTTATGGAGGAACAATAGGTTTCAATGCCGGAAAATTCAATAGTGTGACTAATGTACAGCATACCCAAGTAGATGAAAAAGATTTGGCAGATGGAAAAACAAATGAGGAAACGGAGGATTGGGCATTTAAAAAGGTGTATGGTGATAAAACTTGGAATTTCAAAGAACGTTTGGTCTATACTGCTAATGATCATCTGAAACTGACGGCACGTGCTGGATATTTTTTTCGTGAACGTGAGAAGTCACAGACTAGTAAAGACCGTTATCGCGACTTCAGTGGTGGGGTGAAAGGAAATTATGTATTTGATAAAGATAAAGATCTGGAAATAGCTTATTCTTTCGACCAGTATGATAAGAGCGATTACTTGCCACAAGATGCTAATGATGTACGTGATTATAGTAATGTACAACATTCGGTTCGTACTTTTTATAATCATACTTTTGTCGGTAAGCATATTCTCACCTTGGGTGGTGATTATATGCGTGATTATTTAATGTCCTATCAGTTTGCCAATAATGGAAGTAAACATCAGTATACAGTGGACGGTTTTGCACAGTTTGACTGGAACCCGACGAAATATTTCAATGTCATCACAGGATTACGTTTTGATTATTATTCGGATTCCGATATTAATCATTTCTCTCCCAAATTAGGACTGATGTATAAAATAGGAAACTGTTCATTGAGAGGTTCCTATGCCGGTGGTTTCCGAGCCCCTACTTTGAAAGAAATGTATATGAATTTTGATATGGCAAGTATTTTTATGATTTATGGTAATCCTGACTTGAAGCCTGAAACCAGCCATAATTTTTCTCTTTCGGCAGAATATATTAAAGGTCGTTATAATTTGACGGTGACAGGTTTCTATAATATAGTTGATAATCGTATCACTACGGCATGGAGTGAGGCGTTGAAAGGACAGGTATATACCAATATATCAAATATCAAGATATCTGGTGCCGAGGCAAATGCTTCTGCCAAATATCCTTGTGGACTGTCGGCACGTTTATCTTATGCTTATACACATGAGAATATCAAGAAAGGGCAACCTGTCATTTCAAGTACTCGCCCGCATACGGCTACTGTCCGTCTTGAGTATGACAAGCATTGGAAGAACTATGCGTTTAATATTGCTTTGAACGGACGTTTTCTTTCCAAGGTGAATACGGAGGAATATACGTCGAACACTTCTTATGAAGAAACTGAGAAGGTGACCTATCCGGCGTATACAATGTGGAAGCTTACGTTGTCTCAAAAAGTATGGAAAGGTGTTGATATGACTTTGGCGGTGGACAACTTGTTTAATTATGTTCCTTCCCGTTATTATAATAATTCGCCTGCTACTAAAGGAACAACTTTTTCAGCCGGTTTATCATTAAATATAGAACAATTATTCAAATGAAATTTGGCTGCTAATACTAAATAAACTACGTGATTTAAATAAAGATATGAAGAAGAAACAATTACTGATTGGAGGAGGGATAGCAGTCATCTTGCTGCTTTTGTTTGGTGTATGGAATCTTTGGTTCAGTGCAACTAAAGTGGCTTTCATCAACTATCAGGTAATCAGTTTAGGGCAGATATCTAAGGCTAATGACAACTCATTTATTAAAATCAGTGAACTGAGCACAGATGACCTGAACCGATTGACCAGTTATGATATGATATTTATCAATGCCATGGGATTAAGGATTACTGAAGAGCAACGTGCGCAAATACAAAAGGCGGCCGATGGTGGTCTTCCGATATTGACTACTGCCGCTACCAATCCTGCAAACAAGATTATTTCATTGGATTCCATCCAAGCGGATACATTGAAACATTATCTGTCTAATGGAGGACGTCGTAACTATCGCAGTATGCTGAACTATGTACGTGTGTATATTGATAAAAAACGATTCTCTGTGTCTGAACCGGAAGCCGTAGTGAAACGTGCCGATGATGTGCTTTATCACATGAACCCAAAGAGTCCCGAAGACGAAGAGTTGGGTTTCAATACGGTAGCCGGATACAATATTTTTCTGCAAAACAACGGTTTGTGGAAAGAGAATGCTCCGCGTATTATTGTGACCGGTCCGATGGGTGAACCTTCCGGACTTATTGCTAAATTGGAGGAAACAGGCAATATGGTTTATCCTATACGTTCCATGCATTCTTTTATTCAGAACCATGGAATTGATTCTGTTCGTCCGTCTGCTATCATCAATATGGCGCATGGACGTATGGGCGATTATATCGTAGATTATTTGGCGAAACAGAATATACCGCTTTTCTCCCCATTGAATGTAAATCGCTTGGTAGAGGAGTGGGAGAGTGACAAGATGGGTATGAATGGCGGCTTTATGTCACAAAGTATTGTTACCCCCGAAATAGATGGAGCTATCCGTCCGTTCGCTCTTTTTGGACATTATAAGGATGAGGAGGGTTTACAACGTGCTTATGCTATTCCAGAACGCTTGGAAACTTTTGTGGAAACAGTTAATAACTATATTACTCTGCAGCGTAAATCCAATAGTGAGAAACGCGTAGCTATTTATTATTATAAGGGTCCTGGTCAGAATGCACTGACTGCGGGTGGTATGGAAGTGGTTCCTTCACTTTATAACTTGTTGCAGCGTATGAAACGCGAGGGCTACAAGGTGGACGGTTTGCCTACCTCTCCGAAAGAATTGGAACAGATGATACAATCTCAAGGAGCCGTATTTGGTCCGTATGCCGAAGGAGCTTTTGACCGGTTTATGGAAACCGGCAAGCCCGAACTCATTACAAAAGAACAATATGAAAGTTGGATAAAGAAATCCATTCGTTCTGATATGTATGCCGAAGTAGTAGCTGCTAATGGTGAATTTCCCGGAGCATATATGACTACTTCAGACGGCCGTTTAGGAGTAGCTCGTTTGCAATTTGGAAATGTGGTGCTCTTGCCACAGAATGCAGCCGGTAGTGGGGATAATGCATTTAAAGTTGTACATGGAACCAATGCAGCTCCTCCACATACTTATATTGCTTCTTATCTGTGGACACAATTTGGATTTAAAGCT from Phocaeicola dorei encodes the following:
- a CDS encoding HmuY family protein → MKRYLFIISMLGMMLLPFSACDGILEGIYDSPAASDSNEFGFIRTDPSTHSGTIYIDATDYRRWTFIDFHTQKVDSVNVTDSDQKEPEEWDIAVHRYDVKTNAGAVLETGFTGFSALQNASAMPEGVYVDDVWTTAKVAIDMSGMMDGNIVYMESYYNEELSKWLNVDKSNMPPTYTLSNKVYMVKLKDGTYAAVRLTNYMNASGVKGFMTIDYIYPFEL
- a CDS encoding TonB-dependent receptor — encoded protein: MHRLLRNVCLILCWLMAIPVSAQRIISGTVFDENKEPLMGATVSVKEKVTLGTTTDTQGKYTLKLPDNREYTLQVSYMGYISQTHKVSVSKTGKVDFILKEDAVNMETIVVTGTRTPKLLKDVPIVTRVITADEIKKVDATHIGDLLQAELPGIEFSYSMDQQVSLNMQGFGGNAILFLVDGERLAGETLDNIDYNRLNMDNVERIEIVKGAASSLYGSNAVGGVVNIISKVSAEPWTVNLNGRYGAYNEQRYGGTIGFNAGKFNSVTNVQHTQVDEKDLADGKTNEETEDWAFKKVYGDKTWNFKERLVYTANDHLKLTARAGYFFREREKSQTSKDRYRDFSGGVKGNYVFDKDKDLEIAYSFDQYDKSDYLPQDANDVRDYSNVQHSVRTFYNHTFVGKHILTLGGDYMRDYLMSYQFANNGSKHQYTVDGFAQFDWNPTKYFNVITGLRFDYYSDSDINHFSPKLGLMYKIGNCSLRGSYAGGFRAPTLKEMYMNFDMASIFMIYGNPDLKPETSHNFSLSAEYIKGRYNLTVTGFYNIVDNRITTAWSEALKGQVYTNISNIKISGAEANASAKYPCGLSARLSYAYTHENIKKGQPVISSTRPHTATVRLEYDKHWKNYAFNIALNGRFLSKVNTEEYTSNTSYEETEKVTYPAYTMWKLTLSQKVWKGVDMTLAVDNLFNYVPSRYYNNSPATKGTTFSAGLSLNIEQLFK
- a CDS encoding calycin-like domain-containing protein translates to MKLKNYLAMMAIALCAVACSDDDNKKEDTVIPAQEVAGTYNGTLSLSVSGNDQGTSDSQVKITAEEGGTVQVLLVGGAGEGMMSLPDIAIPGIKVQTSDNVTYTFPESAIDVTVGTVKYTGSLQGTIKDEKADLIFTLKPGAMPMAITATFVGTK